ACGACGCGCCGGACGCCCGGTTCACCTACGAGAGCTACGTCGTCTCGGCGCACCGGACGCCGGAGCTCATGTACGCGTACGGGGAGACGGCGACGGACCGCGGGCTCGACGTGATCGTCGCGGGCGCGGGCGGGAAGTCCGCCGACCTGCCGAACATGACCGCGTCGATCGCGTACCCGGTGCCCGTGATCGGCGTGCCGGTCCAAGAGAAGTCCGTCGACTCCGTCATCGGGATGCCGACGGGCGCGCCCATCGTCGCCGTTGACGCCGGGAAGTCGTACAACGCGGCGCTGTCGGCGGCGCAGGTGCTCGCGCGCGAACACGACGAGAT
The sequence above is a segment of the Halorubrum sp. 2020YC2 genome. Coding sequences within it:
- the purE gene encoding 5-(carboxyamino)imidazole ribonucleotide mutase; its protein translation is MTTVQDLIDRLEAEADADVDSGATPDVGIIMGSDSDLPVMADAYEALDDLGFAEQTDFDDAPDARFTYESYVVSAHRTPELMYAYGETATDRGLDVIVAGAGGKSADLPNMTASIAYPVPVIGVPVQEKSVDSVIGMPTGAPIVAVDAGKSYNAALSAAQVLAREHDEIEERLVDLHDEQKADVADVSAALHDLGIDGFRDR